TATTTTCTTGTAGTCTTTCTTTCTGCCTTGTGCATTTCCAAATCTCACAAGGGAGGTTTCCTAGATTTAGATTTCATTAACATGTTGCAGGTCACAAACTAACAGGGTCAAAAGCAAGATCTTTATCATTTGTCAGAGGCTTCACTTTCACCTAAACCTCCGGCACTTGGTTTTTTTCATATCCCAATCCCAGAAATTCGGCAGCTATACAATCAAAAGGTTATAGGCCATTTTCATGAAGCTGTGGCTTGTTCATCAGTTAACTCAGGAGTCTTACAGACCTTTGTATCCATGGGAGATGTGAAAGCTGTGTTTTGGGGCCATGATCACAACAATGAATTTTGTGGGAAATTAGATGGTATATGGTTTTGTTATGGTGGAGGCTTTGGATACCACGCTTATGGAAGGGCTGGTTGGCCACGGAGAGCAAGGGTCATATTGGCAGAACTTGGAAGGAGTGAGAAGTCATGGATGGGAGTGGAGAGGATTGGGACCTGGAAGTGTCTTGATGATGAGAAGCGGAGCAAGATTGATGAACAAATCTTGTGGGAATTGGAGTAATCAAGATGGCACAATTGCAGGTATCAATGTACCATATCTTGCATGTCATCGTCTTTTTATATCCTCTTTGATAATGAGACATTTCAATGAACAAGCTTAGAGAGTTATAAGTGCTGTTTGATATGAGAAACTGAGTACTATTGTCTTACTTTTGCTGAGAACAAAGCAGAACATTTTGGTCTCGAGCTTGATAATCTATAAAATTGTTGTAACTTGGAAGATTGGCATTTTTCGGGAACTATATTTGGTTGcaaaattttaatattgattttaCTATAATTCCTAAATTGtatatgataaaaaaattttaatcatcCCTCAAAATCTTGAAGTTTTTTGGCAACATCACAAATGGTAAATGCTATATTTGACGAGTAAGGATTCAAGTGTTAACCTCGTTAAGCCTCAAGGATGCTTATAACAAAagatttttaattacaatttatggaCATTTAATGACCATCTTTTCCCTCCTAAAAAGCTTTCTTGTAGCGTTCTCTAACGGTACACTTTCTTCAAACATAGATAAGCCAATTATCCTCTGGCTTATGATTTGATTCATTAGGTAACAGTTGCTCCATGACATTGAAACTCTTCATCTCATAGCAGAAAGTTGTTGGTGTTTAATGAGTGCATTGCATGCACCGTTTTCTCCTTTAGCCAGTAGCTCAGCATGAGTCCCTTCTTCTAAAATCCTTCCTTTGTCAATCACTGATATTTTATCTGCTTTCTGAATGGTAGAAAATCGGTGTGCCACAACCACACACGTCCTACCAACCATTGTTTTCTCCAGTGCATCCTGAACGAGTTTCTCTGAGTTAATGTCCAGTGCACTTGTTGCCTCGTCCAAGAGCAATATTGCAGGATTTTTCAAGATGGCTCGAGCAAGTGCTATTCTTTGCTTTTGTCCTCCTGAAAGTTGCACCTCTTTCTCCACAGTAGGTTGCATATTCATCCTTCAGGGAGCTGCTTATCAACACAGGAACTTAGACAATATTTCAGTCTGAAAGCTGACAATCTACAAAAAGCAAAGAAGGAAATAGCATCTTATAAAATCATGGGCATTTGCAATGGCTGCTGCTTCAATTATTTCTGCTTCtgtagcattttcttttgcatatGCAATGTTGTCGTGGATAGTTCCAGTAAAAAGAGTAGGCTTGACTTACCATTACCAACGCCATGTGTGACCTCAAAGTCCTTAGATTATAGCATTTGATGTCAATTCCATCGATTTCCACTAAACCATTTGATGTGTCATAGAATCTCTCAATCAATCTGATAATGGTTGATTTTCCAGACCCACTTTGGCCAACTACAGCAACAACATTTCCAGCATCTATTTTCAGGTTTAATCCCTTCAAAATCATTTGTACTGCTCTTGTTGGGTAGAAGAAATGAACCTCCCTAAACTCTATATCTCCTCTTATCTTTTCTGGATTGATTCCATCTTCACAATAAGAGTTCATTTTGCTCTCTCTTTTCAGAATCCTAAAAACCGACTTCAATGCACTGGTGCCTTTTGATAGATCTGCTGTCATGCTTCCTGGCTCTGCTATAATCCTCCTTGTGGACACCAGGATGAAAAACGTTTGAAAGAGGTGCTTTTAGGTGATCTTTTGATGGAATAGTAGTCTCCCACAATACCAGAACATTAGAGCAGCATTTGCAGCACTAAGGAACTGTGCGATAAACAATCCGAATCCTGCATGCCAAGATTGCTTTTGGCTTCCTTTCTTGGAGCTAATCTGTGCAAGCTCAAACAATTTCAGAACTTTTTTCTGGGAGTAGAATGCTGTAACAATTCTTTGGTTCGCAACTGCTTCACTTGCTAATTGACTGCTCTTTTTCTGTGGTTTCTGTATTTTCTTAGACATGGTTCGCATTGTTATTGCTTTCATATGGAAGGCACCATTGATAAATGGTTGCAAAGAAATAGCTACAAGCCCAAGTCGCCGTGATAACGTCATACCCAAAACAACTACCAAAACCGCTCCCGAAACTGCCTGAGCTAGCAATGATAAATGATCGGTGACAAGAGTTCTAACCATGGTTGCATCTGTGGCCAGTCTTGAGCATAAGGCTCCACTGCTGTTGTCTTCTTAATCAAACCACTCAACCTCAAATGTCAAGATTTTGCTGAAGAGTGTCTCCCTGACCCTTCTTGTTAAGCTCTCTCCCTCAATACCAAAATGGTAGTGTTGAATTACATTGGAGAGAAAAATAAAGACAGCAAAGGCTAAAAATACAATGCAGTACATTCTGTTTTGAGATTTTACCTCAGCAGGATTGCTAGCAAAGTAAACAGCTAGGAGTGCACCCAAGCCGAATGAATGCAGTGGCTGAATCAATCCATAGTCACAAACTGCTATGCAACCGATCAAAGTCGACTTCCACTCAGGTGCTGCCATACCTATTGCTTCAAAGATGGGGAGCTACAACCATCGTCTTTCTGCTGATTAATTTGCCTGTGATGactaatactttgtgctagaaatgtgTATGTTATTTCTTCTGTGCTGGTAACTCCGTTTTTAGCAGAGCTGCTGCTACATTCTACATCTCGACCAACCTTACCGTTCCTATAAGTACTCTGCAGTTGCACCATTATTGAGTATGCGCCATTTGAGTTTTGCAAAATTTAGTCATGAGAGCCTGATTCTACAACTGTTCCAGATTGAATAATTGCAATCAAATCGGCATTGCGCAGAGCAGATAAGCGATGTGCAATTATTATGGTTGTTCGTCCTATGGAGGCTTGGTTCGAGGCATCCTGAACAACTTTTTCGGATTGCAAGTCCAGTGCACTTGTAGCTTCATCAAGCAGAGCAGGATTCTTGGGTTCCTTAGCAGTGCCCTTGCTATGGAAATCCTTTGCTTCTGCCCTAGTGGGTACCCAATTGTCCTACCTGAAAGTGATACGATCATGCAATATTGAAATGCTGATGGTTAATTAAGAGTTGCTAGGATTCAGAGAACAAGTAGAGTACTGGAGCTTGGTCCATTGGGCCATCATGTTTAATCTGGATCAATCTAAAATTGAGATGGAGCAATTGAGCCtattttttctaaataaaagAACGTGTAGCGTGATACCAAATTGCTCAATTTCAAATTCTGCGAAGGCTGAATTGAACCAAATTAAAACCAGTTACTTTGAAGGTAAAGATAAAGGATTGATTTTCACTATTAAccttgaaaataaattgattaccAGAGTGTCATATCCATGGGGTAATTGTGAGATGAAGTTATGTGCATTAGCAGCTTTAGCGGCGGTTATAACTTCTTCCAATGAGGCCGCCTCCTTTCCCAGAGAGAATGTTCTCTTTGATAGATGTTCAGTATAGGCTCCTGGCTTACGAGGCCCATTTGGCTCCTTAACCATCTAAGCTGAGAATTTCTTATGCCAATATAATCTAGGAAAATCTCTCCACTTGGAGGTTCATAGAATCTTTGAAGCAAATTTATAAGAGTAAATTTACCAGACCCACTTTTGCCAACCAACCCAACTGTGTGCCCAGCAATCACTCTGAGGCTAAAGTTGCAGAGAACCAAGCACCCTGGTCTTGGAGGATACTCAAAAGTCTATGTCCTGAAATTCCACTTCACCTTTAACTTCTGCCATGGTTTTGCCTTGTTGATTTGCAGAGTCTAAGGTAGGGACTCGATGAATCATTTCGAATATATTAGAAGCTGCAATATTTGCCTCCATGAAGAATTTCACGTTGATTAATGCACCCCCAAGAGAGCTGCCATATCAAATTATCATCGTCTCTCTATttagtgagcaagggttcccacatcatggacgggtgtgggtaaagaagttagtccataggacagataatagaataaatagtggaacagaacacaagatagacatagaaaacaatagaagatatcatagaaagagaccaattaggaaggagcaggataagaggaggatcagggttggtacttggaatgttggatcacttacaggaaaattaatggagcttgtggataccttggaaaggagaagggtgaatattgcttgcattcaggagactaaatgggtaggagagaaaagtaaggaagtgggtaattcagggtacaaactgtggtttaccggaaaggagagaaacaagaacggagtaggcataatcatagacaggacattgaaagatgcagtaatagctgtgaaaagagtaggagatagaattatactagtaaagctagtactagaaggagaaacaataaatatagttagtgcttatgccccataaataggactagacagtgagagtaaacaaagattttgggaagatatggatgatttaatgcaaagcataccgaatgaagagaatgttttcattggtggagatttgaatgggcatgtagggagtgatagacaaggttatgagaatgttcatggaggttttggttttgacagtcgaaatgaagagggaaaaagcatcctggattttgctatggcatacgacctaatactggcaaatacctactttataaaaagagagtcacatttagtgactttcaaaagtgggcaacatagaagccaaatcgacttcctcttaactaggaagacaaatagagctctatgcaaggattgcaaggttattccaggagaggctttaacaagtcaatatcggttggtggtcttggatgtcaagtttaggaataattcaagtaaggtcagaagaaatagtgtagctcaaacaaagttgtgggagttcaaaggaataaagcaagtgaagttcaaaaatgagcttctcgagtccgaagtatggaagctggatatggaggccaatgatatgtgaatACAGATGGCgttaaagattagagaagtagctagaaaagtacttggatagTCTGAAGGACATGGAccgccctcaaaagagagatggtggtggaatgaggaagtacaaaaagcagtgaagagaaaaagggaatggtataagaaattacctaaatgtgataataatgaggcatatgaacagtacaagatagcaaagaaagaggcaaaaaagacagttagtcaagcaagagcacaggcctttgaaaagttatatgagaaacttgaaactaaagaaggagagaaagatatttatagattagtaaggacgagagaaaggaaatgtcaagatctcaatcaagttaggtgcattaaggataaagaaggaaaagtgttggtgaaagatgaggacattaaagaaagatggagaaattattttaatgatctctttaataatagtcaaaatggtaatagcgtgaatatagattatagaacaatagaaaagaatgtgaattatactataaggattagatctttagaagtaaaggaagcacttaagagaatgaaagtgggtaaagcctgtggacccgatgaaataccaattgaaatgTGGAAGTATTTGagagatatgagagtggcatggttaactaaattatttaataagattctaaactcaaagaaaatgcctgatgaatgggggaagagtattttagtacctatttttaaaaataagggagacatacagagttgctcaaactataggggaattaaactcatgagtcatactatgaagttgtgggagagagttgtggagcatcgacaacgtcatgatacttctatctctctcaatcaatttagtttcaggcccggtcgttcaactatggaaacgatctttctcattagaagcttgatggagaaatatagagatgtgaagaaagatctacacatggtttttattgatttggagaaggcttatgatagtgttccaagagaggtcttatggaatgtgttagaacaaaagagggtatctattaggtacatacaagtattgaaagatatgtatgaaggagaaactactattgtgcgcacagtgggaggggacacaagagattttccgatctcagttggattacaccaaggatcagccataagcccttacctttttacattagttttagatgaactggcgaaacatatacaagagagtattccttggtgcatgatgtttgcggatgatattgttctgatagatgagacacgagaaggagtcaatagaaagctagaactttggagaagtactctagagtcaaagggttttaagttaagtagaacgaagacagaatacatgcattgcaagttcaatgaaggccaaactggtgatagggaaggagttagtttgaatggagtgatactgcctcgaactaatcactttaaatatctaggctcagtccttcaagtagatgggggatgtgaggaggatattagtcataggattaaagccggatggttgaagtggagacgtgccacgggagttttatgtgatcgtaagattcccaataaattgaaaggaaaattttaccgcatgtgaccatacgaccggctatgttatatggtagtgagtgttgggcactgaaagagtcatatgcatctaagataagagttgcagagatgagaatgttaaggtggatgagtggccatactagactagataaagtccgtaatgagagtattagagaaaaggtaggagtggtgccaattgaagataagttgagagaggggagattgaggtggtttggtcatgtgaagcgtagacatacggaggctccagttagacaagtagagcacattaggttagagaatagaaagaaaaaaaggggtagacctaaattgacttggaggagagtaatacaatatgacttagaagcattacacatttctgaggatttaacccaaaatcgttcagagtggagaaagcgaatccatatagccgatcccaaatttttgggataaaggcttagttgagttaagttgtaTTGAACCACATCCAAAAAAtactaattttctttttcttttttttttttttctggtaaaaataattttaaaaaaaattgatatgagAAATAGTGAACTTACAGGCCGCCATATATAATGCAAATTCCAGCAATGAAAACATCTCCACCTTTAGCTCCTTTATTCAAGATAAGAGTACTTCCATACCATCCTTGAAGTGTCCATACTGCAAATGTAACACCAATAGTACCCATAGCCATTCCTTTCATCAACCCTTGTTTGATTCCAAGCTTTAAAGTTGGTTCCAATGCAATTTTGTAAGCATTGATTGTCCTATCCTCTCCAAGGCTTGAGTATACTGTCCTTATTGATGACACTGCCTGCTCCGCTGTCCCACCTGCAACTTCATAAGCTGCCTGGATCTTCTCTCCAATTCCACTTATTAGCTTCCCATATAACATTCCTGGAATTATCAACATCAACAATGCTGGGATTGCAACTGCAGCTAATCTCCAGCTCAGGTATAAGGCTACTAGTTCACCCGTCAGGAACGTTGTTATGTTCATTAAGAAATTGGCAATCTGCAGGTTCTTATTATGTCAGGCTAGCAAGCATTCTTATTTCTCATGACCAAACCCCACACCTTCCCCCCCCTcccgtcaaaaaaaaaaaaatacaagtacCAATGAACCATGACTCTAGTGACAAGTTTATGTGTAGGAGTGATTAGTTACATTAACCGAACCATTCGACAATTTTTTAAATCAACCCAATCAGTTTAGTTCGTTAAGTCATGGCTCGTAATTTTACTGTTAGCACCCAAAATGTCGAACAGTGtcaaaaaaatattgaagtggtGTTATTGAGAATCTAAGTTCCTCGTCAATAGAGATCGGTTGGTCAATAGAGAAGAACTATTTAGGAACTTGTTAATTACAGCTTTACAATTAGACTTTACAACTAGATTTGAAAAGCTCAAATCATGTGCCAACCAAAGACCAAATGCAAGATCCGTGGATTTCGAGACTTTAGGACTCTAATATGCAATTATACAAGTAGAAGCACAAGCCAAACACATCCATGATCATCTCTAAAAACAATTCCAATCTCATCTTTACCTTGAAATGGAATACTTTCATCACAATTCATTTTAACCAACCCTTGGAGTGGATGTTGCTGACTGGATTACCTAACTGATCAATTGCAACACCCACCTTTCTCGACGTTAGAATTTTTAACGTTGATGAAATATTCTGACATATTCAGAGATTCCATAGATAAGGAAATAGTGGTAAGAAaggtgtatgtatgtatgtataaggtgttcaaaatgtattttaaaaataaaaatgttttaaaGTGTTTTTATGGGTGGAACAAACTTCGACAGCTAAAGttcttttttactattcaaatCTTTTTTGGATAGAATGGACTCCGGCAGCCGAAATTATGGCTTTCGGTGGCCGAAAGTCCCTCAACAGCAAAGGTATAAAGGGCCAACAGCTTGTTTTTCTGGCAAGAAGGAACTCAAACTCTCTCTTCTCActttctctctcactctctctctctctctctctctctctctaagctTTGGTGATATGCAAGGTTGGGTTTGAGGAAGTTTTCTTGGCCATTTCATGCTTTGAGGTTTGATTCTTCTACGGGGAAGCTTAGTGAAAGTAGATTGAAGTTGGAATTGTCAATTCACTTCCTTCTTCAATTCAAAGGAAAGAGAtaatttctcttttcttttgaTTCTTTAGAAGAATCCAAGCATGTCTAGGTATGTTagattgttggttttgattgcatATATGTTTAGAGGAGTTTTAGAGCATGCCTAGATTGAGAATGTGGTTGCATGTTGTGTTCCTGATTATGGATAAATGTGATGTGTGAAACTAATGGAACTTTGGATTCTAGCTTTTAGTGGTTGCATGTGAGTTTAAACTTGATTTCAAGTTCCATTAGGCCTTAAATGGCAAGTTTCTTTTATTGGATTCAAGAATTTCTTGATGGTGTTATGTTGAAGTTTGGTTGAATCTTAGATGCAAGTTCAATTTTGGTTTTGCACGTGTGTTTGGAGCTTGATTCCAAGTTGCTTTTGGCCTTAGGCTTGTGTTTATATGGTTAGATTgtgttttggaagcttggaatctGTTTTTTGGTTTTGGAGAGAGAAGTTCTTTTGGTTTTTGACTTGCGAATTTTAGAAATTCTCAAGTTTGGCTATCGAAAATCATTATTTCGATAGCAAAAGCATGTAGTTGCTTGAAAAAGAATCTGGAGAAATTCCATATTCAGCAGCTGAAGTCCAAGACTTCGGCAGCTGTAGTGGCTATTGCCCGAAATGGGAGCCCAATGTTTAAGGGTTCAACAGTCGAAGTCCAAGACTCTAGTAGCCGAACTTAGTTCTACTAGCCTTAATTCTCCTTTAGTTTTAAGGTCC
Above is a genomic segment from Hevea brasiliensis isolate MT/VB/25A 57/8 chromosome 17, ASM3005281v1, whole genome shotgun sequence containing:
- the LOC131175295 gene encoding ABC transporter B family member 15-like; this translates as MVRTLVTDHLSLLAQAVSGAVLVVVLGMTLSRRLGLVAISLQPFINGAFHMKAITMRTMSKKIQKPQKKSSQLASEAVANQRIVTAFYSQKKVLKLFELAQISSKKGSQKQSWHAGFGLFIAQFLSAANAALMFWRIIAEPGSMTADLSKGTSALKSVFRILKRESKMNSYCEDGINPEKIRGDIEFREVHFFYPTRAVQMILKGLNLKIDAGNVVAVVGQSGSGKSTIIRLIERFYDTSNGLVEIDGIDIKCYNLRTLRSHMALVMIVSFQTEILSKFLC